From Dendropsophus ebraccatus isolate aDenEbr1 chromosome 2, aDenEbr1.pat, whole genome shotgun sequence, a single genomic window includes:
- the IBA57 gene encoding putative transferase CAF17, mitochondrial, with translation MRPRLLPRLFRPWLRHMSSACYPLAEHRGLLRLRGPSTESFLQGLITNDTERLKDGAMYAHLLNVQGRSLYDVILYRVPVPQAESPDLLMECDAAVVDAVQRHLQVYNFRKKVSVRPCPELSVWAVIQEKPDPLPPGALLCTPDPRGPLMGCRLITDTGQDVRDLIPPGTQLGSIRDYSRHRYQHGIAEGVKDLPPGEALPLECNLVYMNGISFSKGCYVGQELTARTHHTGVIRKRLVPVRLSSPSSADWEGAEITTSSGKSAGKYRAGVEELGLALLRLAHVGEELHITRGGASVSVTAFLPSWWPSPGDGA, from the exons ATGCGGCCGCGGCTCCTTCCCCGGTTGTTCCGGCCCTGGCTCCGGCACATGAGCAGCGCCTGTTACCCGCTAGCCGAGCACCGGGGACTGCTGCGACTCCGCGGCCCGAGCACCGAGAGCTTCCTGCAGGGACTCATCACTAACGACACGGAGCGACTGAAGGACGGCGCCATGTACGCTCACCTGCTCAACGTGCAGGGGCGGAGCTTGTACGACGTTATACTGTACAG GGTCCCGGTCCCGCAGGCGGAGTCCCCCGACCTCCTCATGGAGTGTGATGCGGCGGTCGTGGACGCAGTTCAGCGCCATCTACAGGTCTATAACTTCCGGAAGAAGGTGAGTGTGCGTCCGTGCCCGGAGCTGTCCGTGTGGGCCGTCATCCAGGAGAAGCCAGATCCGCTGCCCCCAGGAGCCCTGCTCTGTACTCCGGACCCCCGGGGGCCCCTAATGGGCTGCAGGCTGATAACAGACACTGGACAGGATGTCAGGGACCTGATCCCACCCGGGACACAGCTGGGAAGTATCCGGGACTACAGCCGCCACAGATACCAGCACG GGATTGCGGAGGGTGTGAAGGATCTGCCCCCGGGGGAGGCGTTACCGCTGGAGTGTAACCTGGTCTATATGAACGGGATCAGCTTCTCTAAGGGCTGTTATGTTGGTCAGGAGCTGACGGCGCGGACTCATCACACCGGTGTCATCCGGAAGCGTCTGGTGCCCGTGCGCCTCTCTTCTCCCTCGTCAGCTGACTGGGAGGGGGCGGAGATTACCACATCCTCAGGAAAGTCTGCTGGCAAGTACAGGGCGGGGGTGGAAGAGCTGGGGCTGGCCCTTCTAAGACTCGCCCATGTGGGGGAGGAGCTTCATATAACAAGAGGTGGGGCTTCAGTCAGCGTCACAGCTTTTCTGCCCAGCTGGTGGCCAAGTCCCGGGGATGGAGCATAA
- the LOC138784953 gene encoding gap junction gamma-1 protein-like produces MPNMSWSFLTRLLEEIHNHSTFVGKVWLTVLIVFRIVLTAVGGESIYSDEQSKFTCNTKQPGCDNVCYDAFAPLSHVRFWVFQIIMISAPSVMYLGYAIHRIARVSEEDRRKHALKKKKKSFSRWRTGQNVEDLDDDEEEPMIYETPAEPEKVESKDKERKKHDGRRRIKEEGLMKIYVFQLLSRAIFEVAFLAGQYFLYGFKVLPSFQCSSLPCPHMVDCFVSRPTEKTIFLLIMYVVSCLCLVLNICEMFHLGIGTIRDAIHRRRTNTTRQPPYNYSYPKNITTCPPEYNMVVKSDKSTKLPNSTMAHEQNVANVVQEHQCTSPDENLPSDLSSLQKHLRVAQEQLDIAFQTYNSQANGQTSRTSSPASGGTVVEQNRVNTAHEKQGAKPKTGSDRESTSSKEGKNSVWI; encoded by the coding sequence ATGCCCAATATGAGCTGGAGTTTCCTAACCCGTCTCCTAGAAGAAATCCACAATCACTCCACCTTTGTCGGGAAGGTATGGCTCACAGTCCTCATCGTCTTCCGGATAGTTCTGACCGCGGTGGGCGGAGAATCCATCTACTCGGATGAACAGAGTAAATTCACATGTAACACCAAGCAGCCGGGCTGCGATAATGTCTGCTATGACGCCTTCGCTCCGCTCTCACACGTACGCTTCTGGGTCTTCCAGATCATCATGATCTCAGCTCCATCCGTCATGTATCTCGGCTATGCCATTCACCGGATCGCCCGGGTGTCTGAGGAAGACAGAAGGAAACACGCcctgaagaaaaagaagaagtccTTCTCAAGATGGAGGACGGGTCAGAATGTAGAAGATCTGGATGATGACGAAGAGGAGCCCATGATTTATGAGACCCCGGCTGAACCAGAAAAGGTGGAGAGTAAAGATAAAGAGAGAAAGAAGCACGACGGGCGAAGACGAATCAAGGAGGAGGGACTGATGAAGATCTATGTCTTCCAGCTACTCTCCAGGGCAATCTTTGAAGTTGCCTTTTTAGCTGGACAGTACTTCTTATATGGCTTCAAGGTCCTCCCGTCCTTCCAATGCAGCAGTCTGCCATGTCCGCACATGGTGGACTGCTTTGTCTCCAGGCCCACTGAAAAGACCATCTTCCTTCTCATCATGTATGTAGTCAGCTGCCTCTGCCTGGTGCTCAATATCTGTGAGATGTTCCATCTGGGCATCGGCACCATACGAGATGCCATCCACAGACGAAGGACTAACACCACCAGACAACCGCCCTACAACTACTCCTACCCCAAAAACATAACAACGTGTCCCCCAGAGTACAATATGGTGGTTAAATCTGACAAATCCACCAAACTCCCCAACAGCACCATGGCACACGAGCAGAATGTGGCCAATGTAGTGCAGGAGCATCAGTGTACGAGCCCCGACGAAAACCTGCCCTCTGACCTCAGCTCCTTACAGAAACATTTGAGGGTCGCACAGGAGCAGCTAGACATTGCCTTCCAAACATACAACTCTCAGGCCAATGGACAAACGTCCAGAACCAGCAGCCCTGCTTCCGGGGGAACAGTGGTGGAGCAAAATCGGGTCAATACCGCTCATGAAAAGCAAGGAGCAAAGCCAAAGACTGGCTCAGATAGAGAAAGCACCAGCAGCAAGGAAGGAAAGAACTCGGTGTGGATATAA